The following proteins are co-located in the Mesorhizobium australicum WSM2073 genome:
- a CDS encoding HD domain-containing protein: protein MATVKFTAMKDGDRQDYEFLTAHEIDYAARTGERLLDALVQLDEGLSGYKITRLGHSLQAATRAWRDGADTDWIACAVLHDIGDIYAPYNHDEYAASILKPFVREQCTWVVEKHGDFQRLYYAHHLGGNRHARDRFAGHAYFDDCDQFCERWDQSSFDPDYETLPIDFFRPFVLEVFARKAYDPSVIRAGERVPLTDPETARTRTGASQ from the coding sequence ATGGCTACTGTAAAATTCACCGCCATGAAGGATGGCGACAGGCAAGACTACGAGTTCCTGACCGCGCACGAGATCGACTACGCGGCCAGGACCGGCGAGCGGCTGCTGGACGCGCTGGTGCAGCTCGACGAAGGCCTGTCCGGCTACAAGATCACCCGGCTGGGTCATTCGCTGCAGGCTGCCACGCGGGCCTGGCGCGACGGCGCCGACACCGACTGGATCGCCTGCGCCGTGCTGCACGACATCGGCGACATCTACGCGCCCTACAATCACGACGAATACGCCGCTTCGATCCTGAAACCTTTCGTGCGCGAGCAATGCACCTGGGTGGTGGAGAAGCATGGCGACTTCCAGCGCCTCTATTACGCCCACCACCTCGGCGGCAATCGCCATGCGCGCGACCGTTTCGCCGGCCATGCCTATTTCGACGATTGCGACCAGTTTTGCGAACGCTGGGACCAGTCGAGCTTCGACCCTGATTATGAGACGCTGCCGATCGACTTCTTCCGGCCGTTCGTGCTCGAAGTCTTCGCCCGCAAAGCCTACGACCCATCGGTCATCCGCGCCGGCGAGCGCGTGCCTCTCACCGATCCCGAAACCGCCAGGACAAGAACCGGAGCCTCTCAATGA
- a CDS encoding 3-keto-5-aminohexanoate cleavage protein codes for MPLAMNREVFITCAVTGSGGSQDRSPHVPRSPKQIADSAIDAAKAGAAIVHCHVRDPETGKPRRDVHLYREVTERIRAADVDIILNLTAGMGGDMVFGSPEAPLPLNEKGTDMGGATNRMEHVRQCLPEICTLDCGTMNFAEADYVMTNTPGMLRAMGGMMTALGVKPEIEAFDTGHLWFAKQLVEEKVLDPDALVQLCMGVPWGAPDDLNTFMAMVNNVPSTWNWSAFAIGRNQMAYAAAAVLAGGNVRVGLEDNLWLDKGVLATNAQLVERAASIVTNLGARILGPEEVRKKLNLTKRAPIAA; via the coding sequence ATGCCGCTCGCGATGAACCGTGAGGTCTTCATTACCTGTGCCGTGACCGGGTCCGGCGGCTCGCAGGATCGCTCACCCCACGTACCGCGCTCGCCCAAGCAGATCGCCGATTCGGCCATCGACGCGGCCAAGGCCGGCGCTGCCATCGTCCATTGCCATGTGCGCGACCCCGAAACCGGCAAGCCCAGGCGCGACGTGCATCTCTACCGCGAGGTGACCGAGCGCATCCGCGCGGCGGATGTCGACATCATCCTGAACCTCACCGCCGGCATGGGCGGAGACATGGTGTTCGGCTCGCCCGAAGCGCCGCTGCCGCTCAACGAAAAAGGCACCGACATGGGCGGCGCCACCAACCGCATGGAACATGTGCGCCAGTGCCTGCCGGAAATCTGCACGCTCGACTGCGGCACCATGAATTTCGCCGAGGCCGACTATGTCATGACCAACACGCCCGGCATGCTGCGCGCCATGGGCGGCATGATGACGGCGCTCGGCGTCAAGCCCGAGATCGAGGCCTTCGACACCGGGCATCTCTGGTTCGCCAAGCAACTGGTCGAGGAAAAGGTGCTCGATCCGGACGCGCTGGTGCAGCTCTGCATGGGCGTGCCGTGGGGGGCGCCCGACGACCTCAACACCTTCATGGCGATGGTCAACAACGTGCCGTCGACATGGAACTGGTCGGCTTTCGCCATCGGCCGCAATCAGATGGCCTACGCCGCTGCCGCCGTGCTCGCCGGCGGCAATGTCCGCGTCGGCCTCGAGGACAATCTGTGGCTCGACAAGGGCGTGCTGGCGACCAATGCGCAATTGGTCGAGCGTGCCGCCTCGATCGTCACCAATCTCGGCGCCCGGATCCTGGGGCCGGAAGAAGTGCGCAAGAAGCTCAACCTGACCAAGCGAGCGCCGATCGCGGCATAA